One Gemmatimonadota bacterium genomic window carries:
- a CDS encoding caspase family protein, producing MLRSWTAISGILLLGLLAGADHVAAGADELWYVYYDRGLRAIERSDWDGAIAALDQALKKNKSSSLKARTYGMRFIRYFPQFYLGVAYYNRGETDKALDHLKREAAAGEVQKSDAHGRQLEVLLAAASGPKADAAALAAAEARRRQELNAKLQAGIALQQRGEYTAALAAFDGVLSLDPGNSEARRYRDQLQRRALDAELARIKIEAPPLAMVTGQRPVTPKKATEKPPVERPLAEEPDEPPAPAPAPAPTPAPQPRPEPVRPAPTPPVPTPAPQPRPEPVPAPVAPPAPAPAPAPQPRPEPVRPAPTPPVPTPAPQPRPEPVRPAPAPAPAPVPAPRPEPKPAPVAPPAPAPAPAQPVLTEAALFEAKAWEILRKGKELLDRAEYEGALAKFNLVLELAKDVTTSRQLVQEATRYAQAADSEIRRIAEAKRQEELAKLAQQPKEPPKVAILTPLPDEPVQSELVRVQGTVFDNYGVADLEVEVNGRRYGNVQTGTRGIQMVVRPGAAGAQAAGQLANKGTIVNFYHDIHLTEPVNRLVIRARNIHGQTTEEARDLKLEVKRTRIWAAVIGIGKYEHAAVPPLNYTVADADAFYDYLLRGLGVPKENIFKRVDREANRLQMMTILGTELRKRAAREDMVIIYFAGHGAPESDPSSLDGDGLEKYLLTADADPENLIATAIAMKEVATIFERIQAERIVFIADACYSGASGGRTVFTGARRANITDGFLDRLSGSGKGRVILSASSANEPSEERSDLGHGVFTYFLLEGLRGAGDRNRDGVITVDEAYQYVSQKVPEATGQRQHPVKKGEVEGELLLGRAIVG from the coding sequence CGACCGCGGGCTGCGCGCCATCGAGCGTTCCGACTGGGACGGGGCGATTGCGGCGCTCGATCAGGCGCTCAAGAAGAACAAGAGCTCGAGTCTCAAGGCGCGCACCTACGGGATGCGGTTCATCCGTTATTTCCCCCAATTCTATCTGGGAGTCGCGTACTACAACCGCGGCGAGACGGATAAGGCGCTCGACCATTTGAAGCGGGAGGCCGCAGCCGGCGAGGTGCAGAAGTCGGATGCGCATGGGCGGCAGCTCGAGGTGCTGCTGGCGGCGGCGAGCGGTCCCAAGGCCGACGCTGCGGCGCTGGCGGCAGCAGAGGCGAGGCGGCGCCAGGAGCTGAACGCCAAGCTGCAGGCGGGGATCGCGCTGCAGCAGCGAGGCGAGTACACGGCCGCGCTGGCCGCCTTCGACGGTGTGCTTTCCCTGGATCCCGGCAACAGCGAGGCCCGGCGCTACCGCGACCAGTTGCAGCGCCGGGCGCTCGACGCCGAGCTGGCCCGGATCAAGATCGAGGCCCCGCCGCTGGCCATGGTGACGGGCCAGCGGCCGGTCACGCCCAAGAAGGCTACCGAGAAGCCGCCGGTCGAGCGCCCGCTGGCCGAAGAGCCGGACGAGCCGCCCGCTCCTGCGCCTGCACCGGCCCCCACGCCGGCTCCGCAGCCCAGGCCAGAGCCTGTACGGCCCGCGCCCACGCCGCCAGTCCCAACACCGGCCCCGCAGCCCCGGCCGGAGCCCGTGCCGGCCCCGGTGGCTCCGCCGGCCCCGGCCCCGGCCCCTGCGCCGCAGCCCAGGCCAGAGCCTGTACGGCCCGCGCCCACGCCGCCGGTCCCAACACCGGCCCCGCAGCCCCGGCCGGAGCCCGTGCGCCCCGCGCCCGCGCCGGCCCCGGCTCCCGTGCCTGCGCCACGGCCGGAGCCCAAGCCGGCCCCGGTGGCTCCGCCCGCACCGGCGCCAGCGCCGGCGCAGCCGGTGCTGACGGAGGCGGCGCTGTTTGAGGCCAAGGCATGGGAGATCCTGCGCAAGGGGAAGGAGCTACTGGACCGGGCCGAGTATGAGGGCGCGCTGGCCAAGTTCAACCTGGTGCTGGAACTGGCGAAGGACGTCACGACATCGCGGCAGCTCGTTCAGGAGGCGACGCGTTACGCCCAGGCTGCCGACTCCGAGATCAGGCGCATTGCGGAAGCGAAGCGGCAGGAGGAGCTGGCCAAACTGGCGCAGCAGCCGAAAGAGCCGCCCAAGGTGGCCATCCTCACGCCCCTGCCCGATGAGCCGGTGCAGTCCGAGCTGGTCCGCGTGCAGGGCACGGTCTTTGACAACTACGGCGTGGCCGACCTGGAAGTCGAGGTGAACGGCCGCCGCTACGGCAACGTGCAGACGGGGACGCGCGGGATCCAGATGGTCGTCCGCCCGGGCGCCGCCGGCGCGCAGGCTGCCGGCCAGCTCGCCAACAAGGGCACCATTGTCAATTTCTATCACGATATCCACCTCACGGAGCCGGTGAACCGGCTGGTCATCCGGGCCAGGAACATCCACGGGCAGACCACCGAGGAAGCTCGGGACCTGAAGCTGGAGGTGAAGCGCACGCGCATCTGGGCAGCCGTGATCGGCATTGGCAAGTACGAGCATGCCGCCGTGCCGCCGCTCAACTACACGGTGGCCGATGCGGATGCCTTCTACGACTACCTGCTGCGCGGACTGGGTGTGCCCAAGGAAAACATCTTCAAGCGGGTGGACCGGGAGGCGAACCGGCTGCAGATGATGACCATCCTGGGCACCGAGCTGCGCAAGCGCGCCGCCAGGGAGGACATGGTCATCATTTACTTCGCGGGCCACGGCGCGCCCGAGAGCGATCCCTCCAGCCTGGACGGGGATGGCCTGGAGAAGTACCTGCTGACCGCCGATGCGGATCCGGAGAACCTGATCGCTACCGCCATCGCGATGAAGGAAGTGGCCACCATCTTCGAGCGCATCCAGGCGGAGCGCATCGTCTTCATTGCCGATGCTTGCTACAGCGGCGCCTCGGGCGGACGCACCGTGTTCACCGGCGCCAGGCGCGCGAACATCACGGACGGCTTCCTCGATCGGCTGAGCGGCAGTGGCAAGGGGCGCGTCATCCTTTCCGCGTCCAGTGCCAACGAGCCGAGCGAGGAGCGCTCGGATCTCGGGCACGGCGTGTTCACGTACTTCCTGCTCGAGGGGCTGCGCGGCGCGGGCGACCGCAACCGCGATGGCGTGATCACGGTGGACGAGGCGTATCAGTACGTCTCGCAAAAGGTGCCTGAGGCTACGGGCCAGCGCCAGCATCCGGTAAAGAAGGGCGAGGTTGAGGGCGAGCTGCTTCTCGGCCGGGCCATCGTCGGCTGA